One genomic window of Methyloceanibacter sp. wino2 includes the following:
- a CDS encoding outer-membrane lipoprotein carrier protein LolA — MTKGCAARAAAGLPIAFCLTMGLAYAQGSSTTVTKTPAPQPASPEALRPSIDQSVLPVESAVPVEEVVPPKVDEGGSWQVAVEQAKGPTPLVGQQQAAAVSKINAYFNGMTSLEGNFSQTDASNNRTHGRFYVLRPGKIRFDYAPPSPLRIVADGHSLGIQDTSLKTVEKYPIKSTPFRLLLGKTVDLGRDAKIVGVERDNGSLAITLEDQKGTAGHIRLLFKSGGTLELQEWTITDAQGLTTRVTVDSLVRGRKKSPTFFKIKEETNPFRMGG; from the coding sequence ATGACGAAAGGCTGCGCTGCACGAGCTGCCGCAGGTCTGCCGATTGCGTTCTGCCTGACCATGGGTCTGGCATATGCTCAGGGCTCCTCGACAACCGTCACCAAGACACCCGCGCCACAACCCGCATCTCCCGAGGCTCTGCGTCCAAGCATCGACCAGAGCGTTCTGCCGGTCGAGAGCGCGGTCCCGGTTGAAGAGGTTGTACCGCCGAAGGTTGACGAGGGAGGGAGCTGGCAGGTTGCGGTCGAGCAAGCCAAGGGTCCGACTCCGCTGGTCGGGCAGCAGCAAGCCGCGGCGGTCAGCAAGATCAACGCCTACTTCAACGGCATGACGAGCCTTGAGGGCAATTTCAGTCAGACGGACGCGAGCAACAACCGCACGCACGGTCGTTTCTACGTGCTGCGTCCCGGAAAGATCCGCTTCGACTATGCGCCCCCGAGCCCGTTGCGCATCGTGGCCGACGGTCACTCGCTCGGTATTCAGGACACGAGCCTGAAGACAGTCGAGAAATATCCCATCAAGTCGACCCCGTTCCGGCTGCTGCTGGGGAAGACGGTCGATCTCGGACGGGACGCCAAGATTGTCGGCGTCGAGCGCGACAACGGCAGCCTGGCGATCACGCTGGAGGACCAGAAGGGGACAGCCGGGCATATCCGGCTCTTGTTCAAGTCCGGCGGTACTCTCGAACTGCAGGAGTGGACCATCACGGACGCGCAAGGCCTGACCACACGCGTGACGGTGGACAGTCTCGTCCGCGGGCGCAAGAAATCGCCTACTTTCTTCAAGATTAAGGAAGAGACCAACCCATTTAGAATGGGTGGCTGA
- a CDS encoding exodeoxyribonuclease III has translation MRFRLATWNINSVRLRLDLVQRFVRAENPDVLCLQEIKCQEDQFPRAAFEAMGFPHIAVTGQKGYHGVATVSKIPLVKMDRMDLCGDGHARHVSVVLDDGLIGHKPLTLHNFYIPAGGDIPDPVANTKFQHKLDFLDALTAWSAAHKTKAKNRMILVGDLNVAPLPTDVWSHKQLLKVVSHTPPETERMAKALASHDWIDVMRRHVPPEESLFTWWSYRNRDWRVSNRGRRLDHIWTTPALEGAAVAMRVLQETRDWERTSDHVPVISDFEIG, from the coding sequence ATGCGTTTCAGACTGGCCACGTGGAATATCAACTCCGTTCGCCTTCGGCTCGATCTCGTTCAACGCTTCGTGCGCGCCGAAAACCCGGACGTGCTCTGTCTGCAAGAGATTAAGTGCCAGGAGGATCAGTTCCCACGCGCCGCCTTCGAGGCGATGGGCTTTCCGCATATCGCCGTGACCGGCCAGAAGGGCTACCACGGCGTGGCGACGGTTTCGAAAATTCCCCTCGTGAAAATGGACCGCATGGATCTGTGCGGCGACGGGCACGCACGCCACGTCTCCGTCGTGCTGGACGACGGCCTGATCGGTCATAAGCCGCTGACTTTGCATAATTTTTATATACCCGCCGGGGGCGACATTCCCGATCCGGTGGCCAACACCAAGTTCCAGCACAAGCTCGATTTCCTCGATGCCCTGACGGCTTGGTCGGCGGCACACAAGACCAAGGCCAAGAACCGCATGATCCTGGTCGGAGATCTCAACGTGGCGCCGCTGCCGACGGATGTGTGGTCTCACAAACAGCTTCTGAAAGTCGTCAGCCACACGCCGCCCGAGACCGAACGGATGGCAAAGGCGCTCGCGTCGCACGACTGGATCGACGTCATGCGCCGCCACGTGCCGCCGGAGGAATCGCTGTTCACCTGGTGGAGCTACCGCAACCGCGACTGGCGCGTCTCCAACCGAGGGCGCCGCCTCGACCATATCTGGACGACGCCGGCCTTGGAGGGCGCGGCTGTCGCCATGCGGGTCCTGCAAGAGACGCGCGACTGGGAGCGCACGTCGGACCATGTGCCGGTGATTTCGGATTTCGAGATCGGGTGA
- a CDS encoding response regulator transcription factor has protein sequence MSNARKILIIDDDDELRESLSEQLSLHEEFETELASTAQDGLKLARNGHVDLVLLDVGLPDLDGREACKLLRRGGFKGPIIMLTGQSSDADTILGLESGANDYVTKPFRLGVLLARIRAQLRQHEQSEDAVFTIGPYTFKPASKLLLEANGGKKIRLTEKETSILKYLYRAGERVVTRDVLLHEVWGYNAGVTTHTLETHIYRLRQKIEKDPSQAELLITETGGYKLVP, from the coding sequence ATGAGCAATGCGCGCAAGATCCTCATCATCGACGATGACGATGAGCTGCGCGAGTCCTTGAGCGAGCAGCTGTCGCTGCACGAGGAGTTCGAAACAGAACTCGCCTCGACGGCGCAGGACGGACTCAAGCTTGCCCGCAACGGCCATGTGGATCTGGTCCTGCTGGACGTGGGGCTGCCGGATCTCGACGGCCGCGAGGCCTGCAAGCTCCTGCGGCGCGGCGGCTTCAAGGGGCCGATCATCATGCTGACGGGCCAAAGCTCCGATGCCGACACCATTCTGGGTCTCGAGTCGGGCGCGAACGACTATGTCACCAAGCCGTTCCGGCTCGGTGTCCTTCTGGCGCGCATCCGCGCCCAGCTCCGGCAGCACGAGCAGAGTGAGGACGCTGTCTTCACCATCGGGCCGTACACGTTCAAGCCTGCCTCGAAGCTGCTGCTGGAGGCCAATGGCGGGAAGAAGATCCGGCTCACCGAGAAAGAGACGTCGATCCTCAAATATCTCTACCGCGCCGGAGAGCGCGTGGTGACGCGCGACGTCCTGCTGCACGAAGTCTGGGGCTACAACGCCGGGGTCACGACCCACACGCTCGAGACCCACATCTACCGTCTGCGCCAGAAGATCGAGAAGGATCCGTCCCAGGCCGAGCTTCTGATCACCGAGACGGGCGGCTACAAGCTCGTTCCCTGA
- a CDS encoding L,D-transpeptidase, giving the protein MKRPKPIIVRRAPGRPTEARVQLAHGVRRAALGRGGIKPLKREGDGGTPTGPLPVRRVFYRADRLLRPRTPFPLKAINPRDGWCDDPSDRNYNRHVRIPYGPSTESMLREDALYDIVLVLGHNDRPRIRGRGSAIFSHLARPGYTPTEGCIAFSLRDLQAVLAQLRPGGRFLVLP; this is encoded by the coding sequence GTGAAACGGCCCAAGCCCATCATTGTCCGCCGCGCGCCCGGACGGCCGACGGAGGCGCGGGTACAGCTCGCCCATGGCGTCCGCCGGGCGGCACTCGGCCGAGGCGGCATCAAGCCGCTCAAACGCGAAGGCGACGGCGGCACACCAACTGGGCCGCTGCCCGTGCGCCGCGTGTTCTACCGGGCAGACCGGCTCTTACGGCCGCGCACCCCGTTTCCCCTCAAGGCGATCAACCCGCGCGACGGCTGGTGCGACGACCCGTCGGACCGAAACTACAACCGCCACGTCCGCATTCCCTACGGCCCGAGCACCGAGTCCATGCTGCGCGAGGACGCGCTCTACGACATCGTGCTGGTTCTGGGACACAACGACCGGCCGCGAATCCGGGGGCGCGGCAGCGCGATCTTCAGTCACCTCGCCCGGCCAGGCTACACGCCGACAGAGGGCTGCATCGCCTTCTCGCTGCGGGATCTGCAAGCAGTGCTCGCCCAGCTGCGTCCAGGCGGGCGTTTTCTGGTGCTGCCCTAG
- a CDS encoding YggS family pyridoxal phosphate-dependent enzyme, with protein sequence MNTESHSAAEIPARLNQVREDIRLACEGADRPADAVELVAVSKTMPAAAIEDAIEAGQRVFGENRVQEALGKWPALKELHPGIELHLIGPLQTNKVKDAVALFDVIQTVDRPKLARALAEEMERTGKRPRCLVQVNTGEEPQKAGVAPDDVAEFVELCRETFNLPIEGLMCIPPVDEEPAMHFALLAKLADELGLPELSMGMSGDFETAIVFGATHVRVGTAIFGARVLLD encoded by the coding sequence ATGAACACAGAAAGCCACTCCGCCGCCGAAATTCCGGCCCGCCTGAACCAGGTTCGGGAGGATATCCGTCTTGCCTGCGAGGGCGCGGATCGCCCGGCCGACGCCGTCGAGTTGGTGGCCGTCAGCAAGACCATGCCCGCCGCCGCAATCGAAGACGCCATCGAGGCGGGCCAGCGCGTCTTCGGCGAGAACCGCGTGCAGGAAGCATTGGGCAAGTGGCCGGCGCTGAAGGAGCTTCACCCCGGCATCGAACTGCATCTCATCGGACCGCTGCAGACGAACAAGGTCAAGGACGCCGTGGCGCTGTTCGATGTCATCCAGACCGTGGACCGGCCGAAGCTTGCGCGGGCCCTCGCCGAGGAAATGGAGCGCACGGGCAAGCGCCCGCGCTGCCTGGTCCAGGTGAATACGGGCGAGGAGCCGCAAAAGGCCGGAGTGGCGCCGGACGACGTTGCCGAATTCGTCGAGCTCTGCCGCGAGACCTTCAACCTGCCGATCGAGGGACTGATGTGCATTCCCCCGGTCGATGAAGAGCCAGCCATGCACTTCGCCTTGCTGGCCAAGCTGGCGGACGAACTCGGCCTCCCCGAACTCAGCATGGGCATGAGCGGCGACTTCGAAACGGCGATCGTTTTCGGGGCGACCCATGTCCGGGTCGGTACGGCAATCTTCGGCGCGCGCGTCCTGCTCGACTAG
- the leuS gene encoding leucine--tRNA ligase: protein MAADRYDAPAREKHWQKAWDDRGLFEAQEDGGRPKYYVLEMFPYPSGRIHMGHVRNYTMGDVVARFMRARGYNVLHPMGWDAFGLPAENAAIERGVHPGKWTYDNIATMRGQLKSMGLSLDWSREIATCDLEYYHQQQKLFLDMLAAGLVDRKTRKVNWDPVDNTVLANEQVIDGRGWRSGALVEQREQPEWVFKITDYAQDLLDALETLERWPDKVRLMQANWIGKSEGLLLKFETSPGGSPEGFETVEVFTTRPDTLFGASFVAIAPDHALAQAIASSNPEARAFVEECQRHGTSAAEIETLEKKGYDTGVRVAHPMIEGAELPVYIANFILMEYGTGAVFGCPAHDQRDLEFARAYGLPVLPVVLPPGADPKAFEVGEEAYTGDGTLFNSGFLDGLAVVDAKNAMADRLEAREVGGAPQGVRKTQFRLRDWGISRQRYWGCPIPMIHCETCGLVPVPDEDLPVKLPEDVTFDVPGNPLDRHPTWKKVSCPKCGGAATRETDTMDTFVDSSWYFARFCSPRASVPTDTNAVGYWLPVDQYIGGVEHAILHLLYARFFTRAMHKTGHVALDEPFQGLFTQGMVTHETYKDEDGKWLFPEDVATRDGKSVHVSTGAPVTVGAVESMSKSKKNVVDPDSIIGTYGADTARWFMLSDTPPERDIEWTTGGVDGAHRFLQRIWRLAGEAAQKGAAAGTACPADLDGNALALRRATHKTIAAVTSAVERLRFNSAVAQIYELAGTLSSALQAEAPSEGVKFAIREAAEALVRVAAPMVPHLAEECWKIMGNQGLVAEQAWPEAESSLLTEDSVTIAVQVNGKRRGELTIARDASKEDIEAAALALAPVARAIEGREIRKIVVVPQRIVNVVA, encoded by the coding sequence ATGGCCGCGGATCGCTACGACGCGCCGGCACGTGAAAAGCACTGGCAGAAGGCCTGGGACGACAGGGGCCTGTTCGAGGCGCAGGAGGATGGCGGGCGCCCGAAATACTACGTGCTCGAGATGTTTCCGTATCCTTCGGGGCGGATCCACATGGGCCACGTGCGCAACTACACCATGGGCGACGTGGTGGCGCGTTTCATGCGCGCGCGCGGCTACAACGTGCTGCATCCCATGGGCTGGGACGCCTTCGGCCTGCCGGCCGAGAACGCCGCCATCGAGCGCGGCGTCCATCCGGGCAAGTGGACCTACGACAATATCGCGACCATGCGCGGCCAGCTGAAGAGCATGGGCCTGTCGCTGGACTGGTCGCGGGAGATCGCCACCTGCGATCTGGAATACTACCACCAGCAGCAGAAGCTCTTTCTCGACATGCTCGCGGCGGGCCTCGTCGACCGCAAGACGCGCAAGGTGAACTGGGACCCGGTCGACAACACCGTGCTCGCCAACGAGCAGGTCATCGACGGGCGCGGCTGGCGCTCGGGCGCGCTGGTGGAGCAACGCGAGCAGCCCGAATGGGTGTTCAAGATCACGGACTATGCCCAGGATTTGTTGGACGCGCTCGAAACGCTCGAGCGCTGGCCGGACAAGGTGCGCCTGATGCAGGCGAACTGGATCGGGAAATCCGAAGGTCTGCTCCTCAAGTTCGAGACATCGCCTGGCGGCAGCCCGGAGGGCTTCGAGACCGTCGAGGTCTTCACCACGCGTCCCGATACGCTGTTCGGGGCGTCCTTCGTGGCCATCGCGCCCGATCATGCGCTTGCGCAGGCCATCGCCTCCTCTAACCCGGAAGCGCGCGCCTTCGTCGAGGAGTGCCAGCGGCACGGCACGAGCGCGGCGGAAATCGAGACGCTGGAGAAGAAGGGCTACGATACGGGCGTGCGCGTCGCGCATCCAATGATCGAAGGGGCCGAGCTGCCGGTCTACATCGCCAACTTCATTCTCATGGAGTACGGCACCGGCGCCGTCTTCGGCTGTCCGGCGCACGATCAGCGCGACCTGGAATTCGCCCGCGCCTATGGGCTGCCCGTACTGCCCGTGGTGCTGCCGCCCGGCGCGGACCCCAAAGCGTTCGAGGTCGGCGAGGAAGCCTATACGGGCGACGGAACATTGTTCAATTCCGGCTTCCTCGACGGGTTGGCCGTGGTCGATGCCAAGAACGCCATGGCCGATCGCCTGGAGGCGCGCGAGGTCGGCGGGGCACCGCAGGGGGTGCGCAAGACGCAGTTCCGCTTGCGCGACTGGGGCATCTCCCGCCAGCGCTATTGGGGCTGTCCCATCCCCATGATCCATTGCGAGACCTGCGGGCTCGTGCCGGTGCCGGACGAGGATCTGCCCGTCAAGCTGCCCGAGGACGTAACCTTCGACGTGCCCGGCAATCCGCTCGACCGGCATCCCACCTGGAAGAAGGTGTCCTGTCCCAAATGCGGCGGCGCGGCGACGCGCGAGACCGACACCATGGATACGTTCGTCGATTCGTCCTGGTACTTCGCGCGGTTCTGTTCGCCGCGGGCCAGCGTGCCGACCGACACGAACGCGGTCGGCTATTGGCTGCCCGTGGACCAATATATCGGCGGCGTCGAGCACGCGATTCTGCATCTGCTCTATGCGCGCTTCTTCACGCGCGCCATGCACAAGACCGGACACGTGGCGCTCGACGAGCCCTTCCAGGGCCTGTTCACCCAAGGCATGGTCACCCACGAGACCTACAAGGACGAGGACGGCAAGTGGCTGTTCCCGGAAGACGTCGCCACGCGCGACGGAAAGTCCGTACACGTCTCAACCGGCGCGCCCGTCACGGTCGGCGCCGTCGAATCGATGTCGAAGTCGAAGAAGAACGTCGTCGATCCGGACAGCATCATCGGGACCTACGGCGCCGATACGGCCCGGTGGTTCATGCTCTCCGATACCCCACCCGAGCGCGACATCGAGTGGACCACGGGCGGCGTCGACGGCGCCCACCGGTTCCTGCAGCGCATCTGGCGCCTCGCCGGCGAGGCGGCGCAGAAGGGCGCCGCTGCCGGAACCGCCTGTCCGGCGGACTTGGACGGCAACGCGCTTGCCCTGCGCCGGGCGACCCACAAGACCATCGCGGCGGTCACGAGCGCCGTCGAGCGGCTGCGATTCAACTCGGCCGTGGCACAGATCTACGAGCTGGCCGGTACCCTTTCCTCGGCGCTGCAGGCCGAAGCCCCAAGCGAGGGGGTCAAATTCGCGATTCGCGAGGCTGCCGAGGCTCTGGTGCGGGTGGCAGCGCCCATGGTGCCGCACTTGGCCGAGGAATGCTGGAAAATCATGGGAAATCAAGGCCTTGTGGCCGAACAGGCCTGGCCCGAGGCCGAGTCCTCATTGTTGACCGAAGATTCGGTCACAATCGCCGTCCAGGTGAATGGCAAGAGGCGAGGCGAATTGACGATTGCGCGCGACGCCTCGAAAGAAGATATTGAGGCTGCGGCGCTTGCGCTGGCTCCGGTCGCGCGCGCCATTGAGGGACGGGAAATTCGGAAGATCGTGGTCGTACCACAGAGGATCGTCAATGTGGTCGCGTAG
- a CDS encoding LPS assembly lipoprotein LptE — MWSRSRAFAVVAVAAIAGLGLAGCGFQPLYGSNTTTASGARLSEAMSAVDVQPIPGRVGQKVRNELIFSNTGGGAAPTPRYQLKIALKERDIQQLVQVTGNAQGQVYQLQATYRLTDIATGKVIHEGKAVSRAPYTRFQEVFANVRARYNAEDRAAETVSQSIKSQLAAYLATT, encoded by the coding sequence ATGTGGTCGCGTAGTCGCGCATTCGCTGTTGTCGCGGTAGCCGCCATCGCCGGGCTGGGCCTGGCGGGCTGCGGATTCCAGCCGCTGTACGGCAGCAATACAACGACCGCCTCCGGGGCACGGCTTTCGGAGGCGATGTCGGCGGTCGACGTGCAGCCGATCCCCGGCCGTGTCGGGCAGAAGGTCCGCAACGAGCTGATCTTCTCGAACACCGGCGGCGGCGCCGCGCCGACCCCCCGCTACCAGCTCAAGATTGCCCTGAAAGAGCGCGACATTCAGCAGCTCGTGCAGGTGACCGGTAACGCGCAAGGGCAGGTCTACCAGCTCCAGGCCACGTATAGGCTCACGGACATCGCCACCGGCAAGGTCATCCACGAAGGCAAGGCCGTTTCGCGGGCGCCGTACACGCGCTTCCAGGAAGTGTTCGCGAATGTGCGGGCCCGGTACAACGCCGAGGACCGCGCCGCCGAGACGGTCTCGCAAAGCATCAAGAGCCAACTCGCGGCCTACCTTGCGACCACGTAG
- the holA gene encoding DNA polymerase III subunit delta, translating into MVAYKAATVSRFLRSPDPACRAMLVYGPDAGLVSERAAALAKTLADRLGKDAEVVRLDDRDFAEDPARLEVECRTRSMFASGKVVRAKAGAKLDVAALKALFSEPFDNPLVIEAGNLRPDSALRKLFEKHAEAAALPCYADERGLSELIETELAKSHLSIDRETKAYLMGRLGADQALSRGEVAKLALYAQGAEQVTHDDVAAIVGDASEIALDNFVYAVSAGDAAKALRELNRLAASGTDRTVALGALSRHFTKLYLVATHKGTIEDGAKKLRPPLHYKQRDVFLSHCRKWGARRLASTLPLIQEAVRRTRRSPDLGPAFGERLLLALASKV; encoded by the coding sequence ATGGTCGCCTATAAAGCCGCCACCGTTTCACGATTCCTCCGGTCTCCGGATCCCGCGTGCCGGGCCATGCTGGTCTATGGGCCCGATGCCGGGCTCGTGTCGGAGCGGGCGGCCGCTCTCGCCAAGACTCTGGCCGACAGACTAGGCAAGGACGCCGAGGTGGTCCGCCTGGACGACCGGGACTTCGCGGAGGATCCGGCCCGGCTGGAGGTCGAATGCAGGACGCGATCCATGTTCGCCTCCGGCAAGGTCGTGCGGGCGAAGGCCGGAGCCAAACTCGACGTCGCCGCGCTCAAGGCCCTGTTCTCGGAGCCTTTCGACAATCCCCTCGTCATCGAGGCGGGAAATCTCCGGCCCGATTCGGCGCTACGGAAGCTGTTCGAGAAGCATGCCGAGGCCGCTGCCCTGCCCTGCTATGCGGACGAGCGGGGCCTATCGGAGCTGATCGAGACGGAACTCGCCAAGAGCCATTTGTCCATCGACCGTGAGACCAAGGCCTATCTGATGGGACGCCTCGGGGCCGACCAGGCGCTGTCGCGGGGCGAGGTCGCCAAGCTCGCCCTCTATGCGCAAGGCGCGGAACAGGTCACTCATGACGACGTCGCCGCCATCGTCGGGGACGCGTCGGAGATCGCCCTCGACAATTTCGTCTACGCCGTGAGTGCCGGCGATGCCGCAAAGGCTTTGCGCGAACTCAACCGGCTGGCCGCGTCGGGCACGGACCGCACCGTGGCCCTCGGCGCCTTGTCGCGCCATTTCACCAAGCTCTACCTCGTCGCCACCCACAAGGGCACGATCGAGGACGGCGCCAAGAAGCTGCGGCCGCCACTGCACTACAAGCAGCGGGACGTGTTTCTCAGCCATTGCCGCAAATGGGGCGCCCGGCGGCTGGCGAGCACCCTGCCCTTGATTCAAGAGGCCGTGCGCCGGACCCGGCGGTCGCCTGACCTTGGGCCGGCCTTTGGCGAACGGCTTCTGTTGGCGCTCGCGTCAAAGGTTTGA
- the pyrE gene encoding orotate phosphoribosyltransferase: MEHQAAGQDPATFERRNKLFMLLQAKAFRRGKVVLASGKESTYYFDMKPAMLDPDGAALMAELILQELEGIEADAVGGLEMGAVPLIAPVAMKSPAYGRYLPGFFVRKAVKDHGTKKRVDGNDITGKTVVILEDVTTTGGSAMDAVKVVEDAGAKVSLVISILDRGEGAAALYAGAGVPFKSLFKAEEFLGADAA, encoded by the coding sequence ATGGAGCACCAGGCTGCCGGACAGGACCCCGCGACGTTCGAGCGCCGCAACAAGCTCTTCATGCTGTTGCAGGCGAAGGCCTTCCGGCGCGGGAAGGTGGTCCTCGCCTCGGGCAAGGAGAGCACCTACTACTTCGATATGAAGCCGGCGATGCTCGACCCGGACGGCGCGGCGCTGATGGCCGAGCTTATTCTTCAGGAGCTCGAGGGCATCGAGGCGGACGCCGTCGGCGGGCTCGAGATGGGCGCCGTTCCCTTGATCGCGCCTGTCGCCATGAAGTCTCCCGCCTATGGGCGCTACCTGCCCGGCTTCTTCGTGCGCAAAGCGGTCAAGGACCACGGCACCAAGAAGCGCGTCGACGGAAATGACATCACAGGGAAGACGGTCGTCATTCTCGAAGACGTAACGACGACGGGCGGCTCCGCCATGGATGCGGTCAAGGTCGTCGAGGACGCCGGCGCCAAGGTGTCCCTGGTCATCTCGATCCTCGACCGTGGCGAAGGCGCGGCGGCGCTCTATGCCGGCGCAGGCGTTCCCTTCAAGTCTCTATTCAAGGCCGAAGAGTTTCTCGGCGCCGACGCGGCATAA
- a CDS encoding ParB/RepB/Spo0J family partition protein, translated as MAVSAQKKRLGRSLASLIGDEPTGAPLASEDQRTVALSALKASSYNPRRDFPDAQLDELAASIRERGLVQPLVVRPKGTDKYEIVAGERRWRAAQRANLHEVPVIIRTLTDKEAIEIAIIENVQREDLNAIEEGEGYQALMDGHDYTQEDLSKVIGKSRSHLANTLRLLKLPKAVRDLVRNGDLSAGHARALIGRDDAAQLAERIVKEGLTVRQVEALAQEQKAKGKTKAKAGKDANTRAAETELHEALGLRVEIKSGRGERGELRIRYTNFDQLEDLRERLMRTPGR; from the coding sequence ATGGCAGTGAGCGCACAGAAGAAGCGATTGGGCCGGAGCCTCGCCTCCCTCATCGGAGACGAGCCGACGGGAGCCCCGCTCGCTTCCGAGGATCAGCGAACCGTGGCTCTATCGGCGCTCAAGGCGAGTTCCTACAACCCGCGGCGCGACTTCCCCGATGCCCAGCTCGATGAGCTCGCGGCGTCCATTCGCGAGCGCGGTCTGGTGCAGCCGCTCGTCGTGCGGCCGAAGGGAACCGACAAATACGAGATCGTCGCCGGCGAGCGCCGCTGGCGCGCGGCCCAGCGGGCCAACCTCCACGAGGTTCCCGTTATCATCCGTACACTGACGGATAAGGAAGCGATCGAGATCGCGATCATCGAGAACGTTCAGCGCGAGGACCTCAACGCCATCGAAGAGGGCGAGGGCTATCAGGCGCTCATGGACGGTCACGACTACACCCAGGAAGACCTGTCCAAGGTCATCGGCAAGAGCCGCAGTCACCTTGCCAATACGCTCCGCCTACTGAAGTTGCCCAAGGCTGTCCGTGACCTTGTCCGCAATGGCGATCTCAGTGCAGGTCACGCCCGCGCGCTGATCGGGCGCGATGATGCCGCGCAGCTTGCCGAGCGTATCGTCAAGGAAGGCCTGACCGTGCGCCAGGTGGAGGCGCTGGCCCAGGAACAAAAGGCCAAGGGCAAGACGAAAGCCAAGGCCGGCAAGGACGCCAATACGCGCGCCGCCGAGACGGAGCTGCACGAGGCGCTGGGCCTGCGTGTCGAGATCAAGAGCGGACGCGGCGAACGCGGCGAGCTGCGCATTCGCTACACGAATTTCGATCAGCTCGAAGACTTGCGCGAACGGCTCATGCGCACACCCGGCCGCTAG
- a CDS encoding ParA family protein, whose amino-acid sequence MSRNAMRVIALANQKGGVGKTTTAINLGTALAAVGERVLIVDLDPQGNASTGLGIEQREHSTFDVLTGDSSILDAKVATHVPRLSIIPATIDLMSFEREVGESSGKHYRLRDCFAELAASETDDARTTYVLIDCPPSLNLLTLNALAAADAVLVPLQCEFFALEGLAQLLSTVEEIRGRLNPKLRIHGVVLTMYDQRTSLSDQVVQDVRDVLGDKVYTTVIPRNVRVAESPSHGKPVLLYDYKCSGSQAYIQLASEVIERERRIKAA is encoded by the coding sequence ATGAGCCGGAACGCCATGCGCGTCATCGCACTCGCCAATCAGAAGGGCGGCGTCGGCAAGACCACCACCGCGATCAATCTCGGCACCGCCCTCGCCGCCGTCGGCGAACGCGTGCTGATCGTCGATCTCGATCCGCAAGGCAATGCCTCCACGGGGCTCGGGATCGAACAGCGCGAACACTCGACCTTCGACGTTCTCACGGGCGACTCCTCGATCCTCGACGCCAAGGTCGCGACGCATGTTCCGCGCCTGTCGATCATCCCGGCGACCATCGATCTGATGTCGTTCGAGCGGGAGGTCGGCGAAAGCAGCGGCAAACACTACCGTCTACGCGATTGCTTCGCCGAGCTTGCGGCCAGCGAGACCGACGATGCCCGCACCACCTATGTGCTGATCGACTGCCCGCCCTCACTCAACCTTCTGACCCTGAATGCCTTGGCGGCGGCAGACGCCGTGCTGGTGCCGCTGCAATGCGAGTTCTTTGCCTTGGAGGGTCTGGCGCAGCTCTTGAGCACCGTCGAGGAGATCCGCGGCCGGCTCAATCCGAAGCTGCGCATCCATGGCGTGGTGCTGACGATGTACGACCAGCGCACCAGCCTGTCGGATCAGGTGGTGCAGGACGTGCGGGATGTCCTCGGCGACAAGGTCTACACGACCGTGATCCCCCGGAACGTGCGCGTGGCCGAGTCGCCGTCGCACGGCAAACCCGTTCTTCTCTACGATTACAAGTGCAGTGGAAGCCAAGCCTATATCCAGCTCGCCTCGGAGGTCATCGAGCGCGAGCGGCGGATCAAGGCGGCATGA